The Streptomyces sp. DH-12 genome has a window encoding:
- a CDS encoding helix-turn-helix transcriptional regulator: MLDQPQFGRRLKRLRAARGLSQADVVGDGMSTGHLSRLESGERRPTERTVAYLARRLGVDASALTGPSDGRSLTEVLASVASAPAGTDGTEALGRAVEEDPGEDPAARWQALWLLSRAAGRDGDYELERARLLELLELSRVLEAPDLRARSLVRYARCTRALGDAGGAEPAAVEALSVARAAELGVSDTLAALTVLIGIETELGRWESASRHVDEMERDLLPRAPSAPAAEALWAAAEVSDRQGDEATALARLDTALGLLKSGDDLALWARLRAAAAATALHMSPPRVAAAERWLAEAAPVLGLIGTPAQLQELHMLQAHLAFAQGRPDDARALSRAVLSEENLRLSYRDRVRLSVLDGRLTILAGRVEEGVTALERLARQASESGNRDLAAHVWQALATTLAAHVHSPQDGPMPDETRPDGPAAGRRPA, translated from the coding sequence ATGCTGGATCAGCCGCAGTTCGGCCGCCGGCTGAAAAGGCTGCGTGCCGCGCGGGGCTTGAGCCAGGCCGATGTCGTCGGTGACGGGATGTCGACGGGGCATCTGTCGCGCCTGGAGTCCGGTGAACGGCGCCCCACGGAGCGGACCGTGGCCTATCTCGCCCGGCGGCTCGGTGTCGACGCCTCCGCCCTGACCGGACCCTCGGACGGCAGGTCCCTGACCGAGGTGCTGGCCTCCGTGGCCTCGGCGCCCGCGGGGACGGACGGCACGGAGGCGCTCGGCCGCGCGGTCGAGGAGGACCCGGGTGAGGATCCCGCCGCTCGCTGGCAGGCCCTGTGGCTGCTGAGCCGAGCCGCGGGCCGCGACGGCGACTACGAGCTCGAGCGCGCCCGGCTGCTGGAACTGCTGGAGCTGAGCCGCGTGCTGGAGGCACCCGACCTGCGGGCCAGGTCGCTGGTGCGGTACGCCCGCTGCACCCGTGCCCTGGGCGATGCCGGCGGCGCGGAACCGGCGGCCGTCGAGGCGCTGTCCGTCGCCCGCGCCGCGGAGCTGGGCGTGTCCGACACCCTGGCCGCCCTGACGGTGCTGATCGGCATCGAGACGGAACTCGGCAGGTGGGAGTCGGCCTCCCGGCACGTCGACGAGATGGAACGCGATCTGCTGCCCCGGGCCCCCTCCGCGCCGGCGGCCGAGGCGTTGTGGGCGGCCGCCGAGGTCAGCGACCGCCAGGGCGACGAAGCGACCGCCCTGGCCCGGCTGGACACCGCGCTGGGCCTCCTCAAGAGCGGGGACGACCTGGCCCTGTGGGCGCGGCTGCGGGCCGCCGCCGCCGCGACAGCGCTGCACATGTCACCACCCCGGGTGGCAGCGGCCGAGCGCTGGCTGGCCGAGGCCGCCCCCGTCCTCGGCCTGATCGGCACGCCCGCGCAACTGCAGGAACTGCACATGCTCCAGGCGCACCTCGCGTTCGCGCAGGGCCGGCCGGACGACGCCCGCGCGCTGAGCCGGGCCGTGCTGTCCGAGGAGAACCTGCGGCTGTCCTACCGCGACCGGGTGCGGCTGTCGGTCCTCGACGGCCGGCTCACGATCCTGGCGGGCCGCGTCGAGGAGGGCGTCACCGCCCTGGAACGGCTGGCGCGTCAGGCGAGCGAGTCCGGCAACCGTGACCTCGCGGCCCACGTCTGGCAGGCCCTGGCCACCACCCTGGCGGCCCACGTCCACTCCCCGCAGGACGGCCCGATGCCGGACGAGACCCGGCCGGACGGGCCGGCCGCGGGCCGCCGACCGGCTTGA